DNA sequence from the Ruminococcus albus 7 = DSM 20455 genome:
AATATGTCTTTTCGATGCCCCAGTTAACATCCTGATCATCGAATTCGCTTTCAACGCATTTAAGGTAGGGATAATCCATGCTCCAGATGTCGCCTGCGGTGGTGGTATAGCCTGCGCTCGAAGCGGAGTATACCGCATTGATTATCTCTCCGTCATAGTGCATAGCCTGTCCTTCTACGGATTCGACTATACTCTCAAGCTTTGATGAATAGCCGTATCTGAGACCTATGGTAGGTGTAAGACCATGCTCCTGATTGAATCTCAGGTGGGAGTATGCAGCGACTATCTGCGCCTTTATGGCATCGTCGTCCCATGTATCACCTATCTCATTATTCACCATAAGGCAAAGCAGTTCATGACCGTTCATTACAACGGTAGAACCTGAATTTTCATCATGCACCCTGAAGTACTCGCCTGCTACACTTCTGGTAGCGGTAAGCTTCTGCGGTGCTGCTTTTTCTGGATAATAGATAAGCGTATCCTGCTCGGGGAACGGTACTGTAAAATCATCTGGGTCGGTGATAGCGGCACTGTTGATCTTGAATCCCTTGCACTTTGTTTCGGCAGCTGACATATCATAATCGCATATAGCTGCTTTTTTATACTTAGGAAAACTCATCTTTTCAACAGTTTTCTGCTCGCTCTCCTGTTTATCCTCGCTGTCGGTAGGAGTGATATCCTCGTTCGCGGGGGTTGCGGGCTTGTGGGCTGTCTTTTCTGCTTTCTCTACTATGGCAGATCTGACAGGTTCCTTAGCTTTCACCCTTTTTGCAGGGTTGAAGGCACTGTCGGTCAGCATAAGCAGTCCGCAGCCGCCTGTGACAGCAACACCTGTCACCAGCAGTCTGATATGTGCTGCAAGCTGTCTTCTGATAGACGGTTTACCCGTATTTTCGTTTTTAGTCATGCTCATCACAATATTACCTCAAACGTTTAAGATTCGTATTTTAGGGCTAAAACGCCCACACTTATAGTTTATCAAATAAAGAGAAAAAGTCAAGACAAAGCTATTGTCTGTCCTGACTTTTCGTATGTCTTACCAAATGTTGCACAAAGACTGTCGATAGTGCTTATGCACTTTACCAGTTTTTGAAATACCTCTGACCATCGACTTCAAGACAGAACTGCAAGGTCTCAAACCAAGCTGATGTGGAACCGCCGCAGTATCTGGGAGCGTAGTAGTAGGTAGCACCGTTGGTGTTATCTTCGCCCTGAAGCGCTCTCAGTGCACAATCTCTTGTGTTCTGGGTGGGGACGGCAGTGCCGTAGTAATAGCTGTATATAGCGTCAAACTGTGTGGGAGCTGTGAGCACTGCCGAAATAGAATCTGGGAACTGGCTCGATTTTACCCTGTTGATTATAACGTTTGCAACAGCGATCTTACTTGCTTCTGAACAATTTCCTACCTCGCTCTGGAGAACGTAGCACAGCATCTCGAACTCATCATCTGTATAGCTGATGACGCTTTTCTTTTCGCTGTCCTTATCCTCAAGCTCGATAACGGTCTTTTCTTCTTTCTTTGTTTCCTTGCTGTCCGGTTTTTTGCCGGTGAAGTACTCAGCCATTGCATAGCCCTTTATCTCGCCATGTCTTACCGAATACCACACACCGTCATCGGTGCAGCCGTCAACAACTACTCTTGTGTCGGTGTCGAGTACTTCAAGTGCTTCCGCGCTTTTGCTGGGTTCTGCCCTGAGATTTACGGGCGACTCAACGTAAAGGAATGTCTTTGAAATACTTTTTACCTTGTTCTCCGTTTTCTTACCGGTCTCAGCCTTGACCTTTTTCTTTTCTGTCTTTTTCTCCGTGGCTGAAGTTGTCGTCTCGGTCTTGGAGGTACTTGTCTTTTTCTCTGCTTCTGTTACCTTAGCGGTATCGGGAGCTGAGACCTCCGCGAACTCATACTCGTTGATACTTGCCTTTCTCCATGTGACAGTATCCAGTGCGGTATACGCACCCTCGTCTCTCGCTGTGTCGGTGGTGTTTACATTCGCAGCCTTTGTTTCTCTGCCGGTATCTGCTTCTGCTCCTGCATTTCTGCCAAGCAGTCCGCATACGCTTATTGTGCCCACCGTTAGTACGCACAGAGCGCTGCTTCCAAGCAAAGTGCCGACCTTTCTCACGGACGGCTTCGCGGAATTCCGTTTAGCAGCCCTTGATCTTTTCTGCTTCATTTTTTATCACATTACCTTTCCGGGAGCCCCTTGCGAGACTTCCTGTCCGCAGCCGTGAGAGATGCTGCGGAGCTTTATATTTTACACCGGCGAATCCGGTGTAATAAGCATAAAGCGAATGATGACCTTACGTCATCAGTATTGCCAGCCCTTATAGACTGTCTTGTTCCCGTAGTTGTCTTTCCACAGCTGCGGGAAGTAGATATCCTTGCCTGCTTTGTTCTTGTAGGATGCTTCTATGGCATCGATATCATCATCGGGTGTAAGCTTCTTAGCTACTATTACCCATCTTAATCCTTCCTCTGTCAGCTTTGAACAGGTGGAAAGGGTTATATACTTATCGTTCTCGGTACATTTGATATCGCTTGAGTACCATGAACGTCTTGTTATCTCGTTGTACCAGTCATCGAATCTGTACTGGTCATCGGTGAAATCTCTGTAGCCTATGTATTCCCAGAGTTCTCCGTTGTCGTCTTTTTCGTCAGTGTTTATTATAAAGCAGCTGACCACGGCGTATTTGCATTTGCTCTCATATATGGAGTTGAACTCTATTATTGCATGGTCTTTCACGAAATCGGCGCCCTGTTCGTACTCTGACAGGTGAGTGAAATTTGTGCCCACCCAGCCCATGTGGTGACCGAATATGGTGATATTGTCAGACTGGCGTTCCTTGCCTATAACGCTCCATGCATCTGCGAATATACTGCCTGATTCGTAGTAATTGCCGTCGATATCCTTATAGAGATATTCGTCATTGTCCTTGCCCTGAAGTACGGGGAAGCTCATATACTGGTCGCCGTCGCTGTCCACGAAGCCGGGTATCTTTATCCAGCCTACGACATCGTCGTTGCGCTCCAGCAGTTTCTTATCCTTGACCCACTTCTGGACCTCACGCGCTCTGTAAGATTCATCGGGTTCTGCGATATCCACATTGTCACTGCCTGTATTTGCCTCATAGTCTATATTGTCATCGAACTTGGGCTCATACTGGTCGATAACTCCGCGGGCACGGTCTTTGCCGTCGCGTACAGTATCAATATGGTTTTTCAGCTGTCCTAACGATACGCAGAAGATACCCACTGAAGCAATAAAAACTATCTTCCTGACTATCTCGCTGCTCTTGTCCCCCTTCCAGGGGATGAAATATTTCAACAGTCCTGCAAAGCTGCCGGACTTCTTGCTGTCGTTCATATCTGTTGTTTCTCCTGCTATTGCTATCTATAATTGTTCTCCGACTTTTCGGGGTCATATCCCTGCGTCGGGTCTTGTTTGTATGATCAGTATTCCCAGCCCTTATAGACCTTGTTGTTGCCGTAAAGGTCGCGCCAGTATTTCGGAAAATATATATCCTTGTCGGGCCTTTCCTTATAGGATTTCACTATCTGGTCTATATTGTCATCGGGCGTGAGTTTCTTTGCCACTATTACCCAGCGCAGATCCTTCAGCAGTTTTGAACAGGTGGAAAGGGTGATGTACTTATCGTCCTCGGTACACTTGATATTGCTTGAATACCAGGATCTTTTGGATATCTGATCGTACCAGTCCTCGAACTTGTTGTCATCATCATTGAAATCCCTGCAGCCTACATACTCCCATACATCGCCGCCATCATCCTCGGGCTCAGTGTTTATCGCAAAACAGCTGACTATCGCATATCTGCGACCGCTTTCGTATATGGAATTGAACTCGATTATAGGATACTTTTTCAGGAAGTCCACACCCTGTTCGTACTCTGACAGGTGGGTGAAGCTTGTGCCTACATAACCCATGTGGTGCCCGAACACCGTGATATTATCGGTCTGTCCGTTTTCATCCATCACGCTGGCATAATCGATAAATATGCTTCCTGACTCGTAATACTCTTTATCAAGATTTTTTTTAAGATAGTATTTATTATCCTCGCCTCTTAAAACGGGGAAGTTTACATACTCTTCGCCGCTGTAATCGGTGAAGCCCGGTATCTTTATCCAGCCGATAACGTCCTTATTGCGTTTCAGCAGGGGTTTTGCCCAGTCCTGTAGTTTGAGCTTCTGCTGTGATGCCTCGGGGTCGGCTGCGTCATAATCATCGGCGCCTTTGTTAGCATCGTAGCTGACGTTCCCATCGAACTTAGGTTCATACTGAACAACGACTTCCTGTATGTAGGATTTCTGTTCCTCACGGCTCGCACCAAGATAATCACTGAGCTTGTTGAGTGACATCGAGAACAGTACCAGTGATGCGCAGAATGCCGCTTTGCGGACTACCTCGCTGCTCTTATCGCCCTTCCATGGGATAAAGTATTTTACAAACCTCAGAAAGAAATTTGAATCATCTCTGTCTGTCAGATTTGCGGTTTCATTAAACATTGCCATCGTTATGATCTCCTTGACCTATCGGTATGCCGCAAAGCTCACATACCATCTGCATAGTCTTCAGTACAGTTATCCTTCTGATCATTTCTCTGTCAAGTTTTTCATACTCTTCATAAAGTTTCAGCACCCGTGACAGTTCCTTGCTGCCATACCTTACTGAAACGTACACCGTACCCACAGGTTTTTCCTCAGTGCCGCCCGAAGGTCCTGCAAGTCCCGTGATGCCTACAGCACAATCGGTGCCGAAAAGCTTCCGGGCGCCAAGGCTCATCTCGCTTGCCACCTGAGAGGAATATACCGTGTATCTCTCCAGTGTTTCCTTTTTTACACCGAGGACTTTCATCTTTATATCTTCGGTGTATGTGCAGACACCGCCTTTGAACATTCCTGACGCGCCTGACACTGCTGTGATGCATTCGGAAACCATTCCGCCGGTACAGCTTTCGGCTGTTGAAATAGTGACCGATTTCATCAACATATATTTTACTACACCCTCTGTAACTATGTCAATACTTTCTGTTACCACTTTGTAGTCTTCCGCAAAATTCATCTGTCTTCCTCCGCTTTTTACTGACACATCATACAAAAAATCAGGGCTGATTTTGAACTATGTATAGATTTAGGTAATGTATCTAACTAAAAAATCAAGGTTTTTTCTATGCCTGATGTTACGCTTTTGTTACAGATATGAGGCATAAGTGTTTGATTTTTCGGACATTTAACACATTCAAAACCTCGGAAATTCGGGAGATCATCATCTTTGATCACCAATTTTTCACATTGATCAAGTACCAAAAACAGGACACAAAACTTAAAATTTGGAAGCATTGTAACCGTTGTGTAACCAAATTTACCAATTGTAACATTATACAAATTGAGATATTTTTTGTACAGCTGAAAGTTCCTGCATAATGCAAATATATGAAACTGTCAGCCGCTTGTAAGTGCTTGGTTCTCTTATCTGTTTTTTATAAGCGTCACGCTGGTAGCTTCTACAGCCTTCTGTATATAAGGCTCAAAATCAAAGCTTGCCTGCGCCTTTTCTACCTCCGCAAGTGACGGTCTTGTTTTGGGGTGCTTGGGTGTAAATACGGTACAGCAGTCCTCATAAGGAAGAATAGAAGTCTCAAAAGTGCCGATCTTACGGGCTATCTCAACTATCTCGGACTTGTCCATACCTATGCAAGGTCTGAATACGGGCATACGGCAGGCTGCATCGGTGCATACCATGGCATACATGGTCTGACTTGCTACCTGTCCCAGGCTTTCACCTGTAACAAGTGCCTGGATATCTCCGTCCTTTTCGCATATACGCTGTGCTATCTCCATCATAAGTCTGCGCATGAGTATGGTGAAAAGCTCCTCGGGGCAGTTGTCGCGCAGAAGCTCCTGTATCTCCGTAAAGGGTACGCAGAAGAACTTCACGTCGCCGCAGTAGGCTGTCATTAGCTTTGCAAGTGTTTCAACTTTCATCCTCGCTCTGTCGGAGGTGTAAGGCGGAGCCTCAAAGTGTATAGCTTCAACTACTGCTCCTCGGCGTGCCATCATATAGCCTGCAACAGGGGAATCTATACCGCCCGAAAGCAGCAGCATAGCGCGTCCGCTTGATCCTACCGGTATTCCGCCTGCGCCGTCAACGGGGTCGGAGTGTACAAAAGCGAAGTCCTCGCGTACTTCAACAGTTACTGTGACCTCGGGTTCATGCACATCAACTTCCAGATGAGGGAACCTGTCCAGTATAGCTCCGCCAAGTTCAGCGCATATCTCAGGGGATTTGTGAGGGAATTTTTTATCGGCACGTCTTGCGTTTACTTTGAAAGTCTTAGCGCCCTCAAGTACCTCTGCCAGATAGTCGGGTGCCTGCTCGCATATTGCTTTCAGATCCTTTTCGATAGCGCCGCTCCTGCAAAGCTTAACAATTCCGAATACCTTGGAAAGTCTGTTTTCAAACTCGTCTACATCGGGGTTCTCACCTAAGGGTTCAACGTACAGTGTTGATTGCGATTTAGTTACTCTGAACTCTCCTGCGCTTGCCAGCCTGCGCTTTATAGTCTTGACCATCATGCTCTCAAAAGTGCTCTTGTTAAGACCCTTGAGGGCTATCTCGCCATATTTGCAAAGAATTATTTCCTTCATTATAACAGCTCCTCCGTTGATTTTTTGTCGGGAACTGTCGGCACGTAACATAAATAATCCTACATATACCGACATTTCTCTTTATATATTAATATGGTATAAAACGTCCGTTCACATCACTTCAGCCTTGCCAGTTCGCTTTGTGCGGCTGAGATCCCTTCTATAAGTCCGTACAGATCGTCCTCGGTGGTATCGGGCGAAAAGCTTATGCGGAGAGTTGTGTCCATATCGCGTACAGGTATTCTGAACTCTGCCAGAACTCCGCTTTTTTTACCCTTGGAACAAGCTGAACCGCTGGAAACGAATATCTCGCGCTTTTCCAGATAGTGCAGCAGTACCTCGGATTTCAGCCCGTCCACGGTTATACTTGTAACATAAGGCGATTTTTCACCGCGGAAATTTATGCCGATGCCGCCGTTCTTTTCGCAAAGCCCGAATAGCAGAGATTCCAGCTTTTTCGCATTTTCAAGTCTTTCTGCTATGCTTCCGCTGTAATGCTTTACTGCTTCACCGAAGCCGCATATCAGCGGTACGGACTCCGTACCGGAACGCATATTTTTTTCCTGGCCGCCACCCATCAGCAGTGCGGGGATGTGCAGACCTTTGCGTATATAAAGCGCACCGATGCCTTTCGGGCCGCAGATCTTATGGGCACTCAGCGATATAAGGTCTGCCCCGAGGGTCTTTGTCTTTATGGGCAGCTTCATATATCCCTGAACGCAGTCGCAGTGGGTGATGACCTTCGGAAAACGCCTGTGTATCGCATTGAAAGCCTTGCTTACGGGGAGCACTGCGCCTGTTTCGTTGTTGACCAGCATCATGCTTACAAGGAAGGTATCCTCGTTTACCGCGTCAGCCACGGCATCGGCCGGTATCATTCCGTTCTCATCGGGAGATATACGTATGACTTCGCAGCCAAGACGTTCAAGCTCATCAAATGGACGTGCGGTCGCAGGGTGTTCTATCGTGGTGGTGACCACTCTGTGCTTTCGCTTTCCCTGTGATCTGTATGCCCCGAAGATAGAGGTGTTGCTGCTTTCTGTAGCGCCGGATGTGAAGAATATCTCCTCTGCGAGGCATCCGAGGCTGTCAGCTATGGCATTTCTTGCATCAGTGACGAGCAGCTCCGCATCAAGTCCGCAGCGGTGCAGCGATGACGGATTGCCGAATACCTCCAGCCCCTTCATGACTCCTGCTTTTGCGGCATCACAGGGCTTTGTGGTGGCAGCGTTGTCAAGATATATCAATACGCTCATTCCTTTCCGTTTTTGTAACATAAATTATATTATACCATATTTAGCACATGATTTCAACATAATAAGTGTGAACACCTTCTATGCCACAGGTTATCCGAAAGTTCATTTCTGTGATATCTTTTGTTCATGGAAGTATTGACATCGGTTTACATAAATGCTATAATAATCTGGGTAATGGCCATAATGGCGAAATATATGGATATCGGGGTGTATTATAATGGATAGCAACGAACTTCTGCAGCTTGCCTGCGAAGCCGCACAGAATTCCTATTCAAAGTATTCGGGTTTTTCTGTCGGAGCGGCACTGCTGACTGAGGACGGAAGGGTATTCAAGGGGTGCAATATTGAAAACAGCTCATTCTCGCTGACTATATGTGCCGAGCGCACAGCTATATTCAAGGCGGTGTCGGAGGGGTGTACAAGTTTCAAAGCTATTGCCATAGTAGGCGGTGCTGAGGGCAATTTTTCGCATCCTTGCTGTCCCTGCGGCGCGTGTCTGCAGGTGATGAGTGAATTCTGTGACGAGGACTTCTCTATAATTCTCACAAACGGCGAATTCACGCTTGATGATTTTCTGCCTATGCGTTTTGAACTGAATTGACACTATATCAGAGCACAGGATCTCCTGTGCTTTTTTCATGCAAAAAAGCGGAGAACAGCTACTCTCCGCTTTTGTTATCATATTCTGTCAGGATCAGTACATACCGCCCATGCCGCCTGCTGCACCTGCAGCAGCTGCTGCCATAGCTGCATCAGCAGCGGGATCCTTCTTGTCAGCAACAAGGCTCTCGGTGGTGAGTACCATTGCAGCTACGGAAGCTGCATTCTGCAGAGCACTTCTTGTTACCTTGGTAGGATCAACTATACCTGCGGGTATCATATCAACATACTCGGAGGAGTATGCATTGTAGCCGTAGCCAACCTTGCCGGAACGAACGATGTTATCAATGATAACGCTGCCTTCCATGCCTGCATTGGCTGCAATCTGTCTCAGAGGCTCTTCAAGTGCCTTGTATACGATCTGAGCACCGGTCTTCTCGTCGCCTTCAAGACCCTCTACCAGTGTCTTGACATCAGGCATAGCATTGATGAGCGCTGTGCCGCCGCCTGCAACGATACCCTCTTCAACAGCTGCCTTTGTAGCTGCCAGAGCGTCCTCGATACGCATCTTCTTTTCCTTCATCTCAACTTCTGTAGCAGCACCTACCTTGATAACTGCAACACCGCCGGAGAGCTTAGCAAGTCTTTCCTGCAGCTTTTCTCTGTCGAAATCGGAAGTTGTGGTCTCGATCTGACCCTTGATCTGGTGGATACGAGCCTGTATAGCCTCGCTCTCACCTGCGCCGCCAACGATTATTGTGTTCTCCTTCTGAACAACGATCTGTCTGGCAGAACCCAGCTGTTCGAGAGTAGCTTCGCTCAGTTCCATGCCAAGCTCGGTGGAGATAACTTCGCCGCCTGTCAGCACTGCGATATCCTGGAGCATTTCCTTTCTTCTGTCGCCAAAGCCGGGAGCCTTTACAGCAACACAAGTGAAGATGCCTCTCAGCTTGTTGAGTATCAGTGAGCTCAGAGCCTCGCCCTCAACGTCCTCAGCGATGATGAGGAGCTTCTTGCCCATTTTTACGATCTGCTCCAGCAGTGGGAGTATATCCTGCATATTGCCGATCTTCTTATCAGTGATAAGTACCAGAGCATCGTCCAGTACAGCTTCCATCTTATCGGTATCTGTTACCATGTAAGGGCTGAGGTATCCTCTGTCGAACTGCATACCCTCAACAACCTCGCTGTAAGTCTCAGCTGTCTTTGACTCTTCCAGAGTGATAACGCCGTCAGCAGTTACCTTCTCCATAGCCTCAGCGATCAGCTGACCGATAGTATCATCAGCAGCGGAAACTGCACCAACTCTTGCGATATCCTTGCTGCCTTCGATCTTCTTGGAGTTCTTTATGATAGCCTCAACTGCTGTATCAACAGCCTTAGCCATACCCTTCTTCAGTACCATGGGGTTAGCACCTGCGGCGATATTCTTCATGCCCTCACGTACCAGTGCCTGTGCCAGCAGAGTAGCTGTGGTAGTGCCGTCGCCTGCTGCGTCATTGGTCTTTGTAGCAACTTCCTTTACCAGCTGAGCGCCCATGTTCTCGAATGCGTCCTCCAGCTCGATCTCCTTAGCGATTGTAACGCCGTCGTTAGTGATAAGGGGAGCGCCGTACTTCTTGTCGAGTACTACGTTTCTGCCCTTGGGTCCAAGTGTTATCTTAACGGTATCAGCCAGCTGGTCGATACCTGCCTGCAGTGCTTTTCTGGCATCTTCGCCGTAAATGATCTGCTTTGCCATTGTAAATTACCTCCGTCTTGATAATTCATGATCCATAGTTCGGTTTGGAAATCGCTTCCTGCTATTTATGAAAAAAGCTCTGAACTATGATGATTATAATTTGATGTTATGCCTGATGTACCTGCCGAAGTTATTCAACTACTGCGAGTACGTCCTCCATTTTAAGAATGGTATATTCCTGACCGTCTACCTTGACTTCTGTGCCGCTGTACTTGCTGACCAGCACCTTGTCGCCTACCTTGACGTTCATCTCAACGTCCTTCTTGCCGGGGCCTACTGCTACTACTTCAGCTACCTGGGGCTTTTCCTTTGCAGAGCCTGCAAGTATGATACCGCTTGCTGTAGTCTCTTCAGCCTCGGTCATCTTTATAACGACTCTGTCCATAAGGGGTTTGATATTCATTTTAAGTTCCTCCTTGTATATAAAAATGTTTGTCGCAAAATGTTATTTTAGCACTCTTGCTATCCGAGTGCTAAGTATATTGTACCACGATTTTTCTAAATTGCAATACATATAGTATATTTTTGTAGATTTGCACAAAACTAGGTTTGCACATGACATGAAAATTGTGTTAGTATGTGTCTGTTATTTTATGAAAATTTATGCTATAATGAATGTAATTAGTATATGTGACAAAAATCATCTGTTGTTGACTTTGTGTTTATTCTTTGAATTTTTTTAAATATCGCGCTAGAAATTTATTGAATATTCATTAAAAATTAACTGCCAGTTCACAAAAGTTGATTGTAAATTTGTTATACTGTAATTACTAATTTAATATTTAATTTAATTCTGTTGTCTGTAAAAAGACTACATTATATTAAGCGCTGCAGTCCGGGTCGTGACTGAGCCAATGAAAGGAAGATGAAATATGTCACTGGGAAGAGTCTTGGTAGTTGATGATGATAAGAATATCTGTGAGCTGCTGCGTCTTTATCTTGAAAAGGACGGATATGGCGTTATCCTGGCTCATGACGGCGAGGAAGCGGTCGTAAAATTCAATGCACTGAAGCCTGATATCATACTGCTTGATATCATGCTGCCTGGCATCGACGGCTGGCAGGTCTGCCGAGAGATCAGAAAGAAGTCCAACGTACCGATAATCATGATAACTGCAAAGGTCGAGACATTTGATAAGGTGCTCGGTCTTGAGCTTGGTGCGGATGATTATATCGTCAAGCCCTTTGATACCAAGGAAGTTATCGCGAGAATCAAGGCTGTTTACAGAAGAGTCGGTCAGTCCTCTGCAGAGAGTGAGATCAAGGAAGTCAAGTATGACAAGCTCTCTGTAAATATGACAAGATATGAGCTGAGAGTAAACGGTCAGGTAATGGATACTCCCCCGAAGGAGCTGGAACTGCTGTTCCATCTGGCATCGAACCCCAACAGAGTTTATACCAGAGATCAGCTTCTTGACGAGGTATGGGGTTTTGAGTACTATGGTGACTCAAGAACTATCGACGTTCATGTTAAAAGACTTCGTGAAAAGCTCGAGGGCGTTTCCGATAAGTGGGCACTGAAAACTGTTTGGGGCGTAGGCTACAAGTTTGAAGTATCCGAAAACAACAATGAATAACGGCAAAAGTATATTTACAAGGTACTTTGCGATTTGCTCAGCAGTAATACTGATAAGCTTTTGTTGCTTAGGAACAGTATTACTGCTTGTTTCTTCAAGGTACTTCTTAGATGAAAAAAAGAGCCTCATGCTGAAAGATGCCAGGGCTCTTGCTTCATATACGCAGGAAAAAATGCTGGCGCAGCCTGACGTGTGGCGCGAAGATGTTGTGGCGGAGATGAAGACCTATGCCATAGGCAGTAATTCGGATTATCTGCTTTGCGGTGATGACGGCTATGTGGTTGCGGCGACGAGCGGCGATGTTGAGGATATAGATCCTGAACTGCTGCAAAAGTTCGACGGCAATACTACCTATTCATACGATGACCTTAAAGGGGCGCTGAAAGAGGTATGTCATATCACCGGTGATTCATTCACGGCTAACGGTCCGAGGTACTATGTGCTGGCGTATTCTCCTAAATCGGAGCAGGATAACTATACAAAGAACATCATGGAGATATTCATGATCAGTGCAATAGCTGTGCTGTTGGTTGTGATGTTCCTGGTGTATTTTGCTACGCTGAAGCTTACCGCACCTATAACGGAGGTCGCTGATATAGCTAAAAAGCTGGGAAGCGGCGATTTCTCGGTAACGCTGCCAGAGTATACCACCAAGGAGTTCAATGAGCTTTCCATAGCCTTCAATGAGATGGCGGCTAACCTGAAAAGCTACGATACCATGCGAAACAGCTTTCTTGCCAATGTTTCACACGAACTGAGAACACCTATGACTTCCATAGGCGGCTTCGTGGACGGTTTGCTCGACGGTACGATACCCAAGGCAAAACAGGGATATTATCTCAGGATAATCTCATCTGAGGTAGCAAGACTTACCCGTCTAGTAAAGAGTATGCTGAACCTTGCAAAAATAGAAGCGGGTGAGCTTGAACCGAACAAGACTACCTTCCCTGTTACCGAGCCCATACTCGATACGCTTCTGACATTTGAACCAAGGATAGATGAGAAAAACATCGAGATCCGCGGTCTTGATGTGCAGAGGATAAGTATGTATGCTGATATCGATCTTATCCATCAGGTGATGTATAACCTTATCGAGAATGCTATAAAGTTTGTGAATGACGGTGGATATATAGAGTTCTCCTTCGATGAGGGAGAGGACGTTACTTCCGTTTCAATTCGCAACAGCGGTGAGGGCCTTGCTGAGGATGAGCTCCCTCTGGTATTCGACAGATTCTATAAGACCGATAAATCCAGAGGTATATACGCTCAGGGACTTGGTCTGGGGCTTAATATAGCACGCTCCATAGTCGAGATACACGGCGGCAAGATAATGGTCAAAAGCCTTAAAGGTGAGTATACCGAATTCACATTTACTATACCAAAGGCCGCTAAAACTGAAGAATGATGAACGTCGGGGGACTGCTGTTCGCGGCAGTTCCCTTTTTTTACAACGGATAAAGAGGTGATACCCTGATGGATATTGAAAATGAGAACACCCGCGGTGAGAATGAAGCTGCTGAGGATATTACAG
Encoded proteins:
- a CDS encoding cytidine deaminase, with protein sequence MDSNELLQLACEAAQNSYSKYSGFSVGAALLTEDGRVFKGCNIENSSFSLTICAERTAIFKAVSEGCTSFKAIAIVGGAEGNFSHPCCPCGACLQVMSEFCDEDFSIILTNGEFTLDDFLPMRFELN
- a CDS encoding sensor histidine kinase, whose protein sequence is MNNGKSIFTRYFAICSAVILISFCCLGTVLLLVSSRYFLDEKKSLMLKDARALASYTQEKMLAQPDVWREDVVAEMKTYAIGSNSDYLLCGDDGYVVAATSGDVEDIDPELLQKFDGNTTYSYDDLKGALKEVCHITGDSFTANGPRYYVLAYSPKSEQDNYTKNIMEIFMISAIAVLLVVMFLVYFATLKLTAPITEVADIAKKLGSGDFSVTLPEYTTKEFNELSIAFNEMAANLKSYDTMRNSFLANVSHELRTPMTSIGGFVDGLLDGTIPKAKQGYYLRIISSEVARLTRLVKSMLNLAKIEAGELEPNKTTFPVTEPILDTLLTFEPRIDEKNIEIRGLDVQRISMYADIDLIHQVMYNLIENAIKFVNDGGYIEFSFDEGEDVTSVSIRNSGEGLAEDELPLVFDRFYKTDKSRGIYAQGLGLGLNIARSIVEIHGGKIMVKSLKGEYTEFTFTIPKAAKTEE
- the groL gene encoding chaperonin GroEL (60 kDa chaperone family; promotes refolding of misfolded polypeptides especially under stressful conditions; forms two stacked rings of heptamers to form a barrel-shaped 14mer; ends can be capped by GroES; misfolded proteins enter the barrel where they are refolded when GroES binds); the encoded protein is MAKQIIYGEDARKALQAGIDQLADTVKITLGPKGRNVVLDKKYGAPLITNDGVTIAKEIELEDAFENMGAQLVKEVATKTNDAAGDGTTTATLLAQALVREGMKNIAAGANPMVLKKGMAKAVDTAVEAIIKNSKKIEGSKDIARVGAVSAADDTIGQLIAEAMEKVTADGVITLEESKTAETYSEVVEGMQFDRGYLSPYMVTDTDKMEAVLDDALVLITDKKIGNMQDILPLLEQIVKMGKKLLIIAEDVEGEALSSLILNKLRGIFTCVAVKAPGFGDRRKEMLQDIAVLTGGEVISTELGMELSEATLEQLGSARQIVVQKENTIIVGGAGESEAIQARIHQIKGQIETTTSDFDREKLQERLAKLSGGVAVIKVGAATEVEMKEKKMRIEDALAATKAAVEEGIVAGGGTALINAMPDVKTLVEGLEGDEKTGAQIVYKALEEPLRQIAANAGMEGSVIIDNIVRSGKVGYGYNAYSSEYVDMIPAGIVDPTKVTRSALQNAASVAAMVLTTESLVADKKDPAADAAMAAAAAGAAGGMGGMY
- a CDS encoding co-chaperone GroES: MNIKPLMDRVVIKMTEAEETTASGIILAGSAKEKPQVAEVVAVGPGKKDVEMNVKVGDKVLVSKYSGTEVKVDGQEYTILKMEDVLAVVE
- a CDS encoding response regulator transcription factor, which translates into the protein MSLGRVLVVDDDKNICELLRLYLEKDGYGVILAHDGEEAVVKFNALKPDIILLDIMLPGIDGWQVCREIRKKSNVPIIMITAKVETFDKVLGLELGADDYIVKPFDTKEVIARIKAVYRRVGQSSAESEIKEVKYDKLSVNMTRYELRVNGQVMDTPPKELELLFHLASNPNRVYTRDQLLDEVWGFEYYGDSRTIDVHVKRLREKLEGVSDKWALKTVWGVGYKFEVSENNNE
- a CDS encoding cysteine desulfurase family protein, which codes for MSVLIYLDNAATTKPCDAAKAGVMKGLEVFGNPSSLHRCGLDAELLVTDARNAIADSLGCLAEEIFFTSGATESSNTSIFGAYRSQGKRKHRVVTTTIEHPATARPFDELERLGCEVIRISPDENGMIPADAVADAVNEDTFLVSMMLVNNETGAVLPVSKAFNAIHRRFPKVITHCDCVQGYMKLPIKTKTLGADLISLSAHKICGPKGIGALYIRKGLHIPALLMGGGQEKNMRSGTESVPLICGFGEAVKHYSGSIAERLENAKKLESLLFGLCEKNGGIGINFRGEKSPYVTSITVDGLKSEVLLHYLEKREIFVSSGSACSKGKKSGVLAEFRIPVRDMDTTLRISFSPDTTEDDLYGLIEGISAAQSELARLK